A single region of the Gemmata palustris genome encodes:
- a CDS encoding amidophosphoribosyltransferase, which produces MDELHHECGVAALYYLPQNGDKSPVWTGAPDQVSRLMPRMLLDLQNRGQLAAGMATYNPERDKLIDTYKDIGTVIEAFRINEPAKYASIMEDYAGRAAIGHTRYATCGGQTRSYAQPFERRDGCKWKWFAFAFNGQLTNFAELRTQLLQNHDYHLTRDNDTEVIMHYIAHEMRGGQRPDLVDVFRRLATKFDGAYNLTFLNAMGDMVVLRDPVGIRPLVYAQDGPMFGAASESVALQNLGFRQASIKSLAPGELILIQNGELSVHRFAESKRTAHCFFEWIYFANVASTLDERSVYLSRARLGHELAKQERELNRVPLDPSETVVVPVPDTGKAAADAMAFSLGIPSVEGLIRNRYIGRTFIEGGNRADKVRLKFTPLREVLHGKKVLLVEDSIVRSTTLQSLLKHLRDQGGAAEIHVRVACPPILSPCFYGIDMSTVKELFAPKFMAGKVPTVAEQDAMAKSLGADSLFYLPVDAVARCIDLPTSTLCRACITGDYPTPAGEQMYQLSLRKHAVGDTDGRTYERPNEPFMCSVNDNGRT; this is translated from the coding sequence ATGGACGAGTTGCACCACGAATGTGGCGTGGCGGCGTTGTATTACCTTCCCCAGAACGGGGACAAGTCGCCGGTTTGGACCGGCGCACCCGACCAAGTGTCCCGGCTGATGCCGCGGATGCTCCTCGACCTCCAGAACCGCGGGCAACTCGCAGCCGGGATGGCGACCTACAACCCGGAGCGCGACAAGCTCATCGACACGTACAAGGACATCGGTACTGTCATTGAGGCGTTTCGGATCAACGAACCGGCCAAGTACGCCTCCATCATGGAGGACTACGCGGGCCGGGCCGCGATCGGGCACACCCGGTACGCCACCTGCGGGGGCCAGACCCGCAGTTACGCCCAGCCGTTCGAGCGGCGGGACGGGTGTAAATGGAAGTGGTTCGCGTTCGCGTTCAACGGCCAACTCACCAACTTCGCCGAGCTCCGCACCCAGCTCCTCCAGAACCACGACTACCACCTCACGCGGGACAACGACACCGAAGTCATCATGCACTACATCGCCCACGAGATGCGGGGCGGCCAGCGCCCCGACCTCGTGGACGTGTTCCGCCGGCTCGCGACCAAGTTCGACGGGGCGTACAACCTGACGTTCCTGAACGCGATGGGCGACATGGTGGTGCTCCGCGACCCGGTCGGCATCCGCCCGCTGGTGTACGCGCAGGACGGCCCGATGTTCGGGGCCGCCAGCGAGAGCGTCGCGCTCCAGAACCTCGGGTTCCGCCAGGCGAGCATCAAGTCGCTGGCGCCCGGGGAGCTGATCCTCATCCAGAACGGGGAACTGAGCGTCCACCGGTTCGCGGAGAGCAAGCGCACCGCGCACTGCTTCTTCGAGTGGATCTACTTCGCGAACGTGGCCAGCACGCTCGACGAGCGGAGCGTGTACCTGAGCCGCGCGCGGTTGGGGCACGAACTCGCCAAGCAGGAGCGCGAGCTGAACCGCGTCCCGCTCGACCCGTCCGAAACGGTGGTCGTGCCGGTCCCGGACACCGGCAAGGCCGCGGCCGACGCGATGGCGTTTTCGCTCGGCATTCCGAGCGTGGAAGGGCTGATCCGCAACCGGTACATCGGCCGCACGTTTATCGAGGGCGGGAACCGCGCGGACAAGGTGCGGCTCAAGTTCACGCCGCTGCGCGAGGTGCTGCACGGCAAGAAGGTGCTGCTCGTCGAGGACTCGATCGTCCGCAGCACGACCCTGCAGAGCCTGCTCAAGCACTTGCGGGACCAGGGCGGCGCGGCCGAGATCCACGTGCGCGTCGCGTGCCCGCCGATCCTGTCGCCGTGCTTCTACGGCATCGACATGAGCACCGTGAAAGAGCTGTTCGCGCCGAAGTTCATGGCGGGTAAGGTGCCGACGGTCGCCGAACAGGACGCGATGGCGAAATCGCTGGGCGCGGACTCGCTGTTCTACCTCCCGGTGGACGCGGTCGCGCGGTGCATCGACCTGCCCACATCGACCCTGTGCCGGGCGTGCATCACGGGCGACTACCCGACCCCGGCCGGGGAGCAAATGTACCAGCTCTCGCTCCGCAAACACGCGGTCGGCGACACGGACGGGCGCACCTACGAGCGCCCGAACGAACCCTTCATGTGCTCGGTAAACGACAACGGGCGGACGTAA
- a CDS encoding TolB family protein, which produces MKRLVLHSFVIALLCLPLCALRALCGENLPVRLTKDGSFKQNLQWSPDGKTLLFTRIHEGKMALWLMPADGGELKRLLPNHTEPHFDGNFSPDGKRIVYVYDKLEGTDGKLRINVCAADGSDDQVLIPHRAFEESPRFSPNGKKVLWVSTRNKNPDLYTVDADGKNEKRLTNDPAYDLHPAWSPDGAKIAFASGRSGKQKIHVMNADGSDQKRITDGEFLDAWPVWEPGGKRIAFASNRSGNSDIWLMTDDGKELTNLTQNKAQDTAPAWHPEGKKLAFVSTRDGGSDIYVIDVK; this is translated from the coding sequence ATGAAGCGACTCGTACTGCACAGTTTTGTCATTGCTCTGCTCTGCCTTCCTCTCTGCGCCCTCCGCGCCCTCTGCGGTGAAAATCTTCCCGTGCGCCTCACCAAAGACGGCAGCTTCAAACAGAACCTTCAGTGGTCGCCGGACGGCAAGACGCTCCTGTTCACGCGCATCCACGAGGGCAAGATGGCGCTGTGGCTGATGCCCGCCGACGGCGGCGAGCTGAAACGCCTCCTGCCGAACCACACCGAACCGCACTTTGACGGAAACTTTTCGCCCGACGGTAAGCGAATCGTCTACGTGTACGACAAACTCGAAGGGACCGACGGCAAGTTGCGAATCAACGTGTGCGCGGCCGACGGCAGCGACGACCAGGTACTCATTCCTCACAGGGCGTTCGAGGAGTCGCCGCGGTTCAGTCCGAACGGCAAGAAAGTGTTGTGGGTGTCGACGCGGAACAAGAACCCGGACCTGTACACTGTGGACGCGGACGGGAAGAACGAGAAGCGGCTCACGAACGACCCGGCCTACGACCTCCACCCGGCCTGGAGCCCGGACGGTGCGAAGATCGCCTTCGCGAGCGGGCGCAGCGGCAAACAGAAGATTCACGTCATGAACGCGGACGGGAGCGACCAGAAGCGCATCACGGACGGCGAGTTCCTCGATGCGTGGCCCGTTTGGGAACCGGGAGGTAAGCGGATCGCGTTCGCCTCGAATCGCTCCGGGAATTCCGACATCTGGTTGATGACGGATGATGGCAAAGAACTTACCAACCTGACACAAAACAAGGCGCAAGACACCGCACCCGCGTGGCACCCCGAAGGGAAGAAGCTCGCGTTCGTTTCCACGCGCGACGGCGGCAGCGACATCTACGTGATCGACGTGAAATAG
- a CDS encoding transposase: protein MRRGYSTITPAVVHALTRRTLERALGWTDYKRSVTRTQLLDLVLLIAGTTRTLFAVVTRYFGFSHETARQAMHANRGSRDQLTARLVDALHQVAGFTRRDRRRRWTCAIDVHYVPFYGDRSTPGIIGGPKKAGTSFFHAYATGVLIHKHRRYTVGLMSVTKGTKPHQQVQTLLDQVAARGLTVRGVVLDAGFDSGETLLLLQERNLSYTVPMRKKGTGTNRRNASYTQPHGTITTMEWVTEKSRKAVSTRVLVWQRKGESHARVYAFRGWGDATAVSEANRARLGRRRYRERFGIETSYRQKNQARGWTTSTNPEYRLLLEGVALLLRQVWVYLTLRIARARGLAPTAWVAQFPLAEMLDWLTQRIRSRYPRTRCITLPHNTLTTNATP from the coding sequence ATGCGACGTGGTTACTCTACGATCACCCCGGCGGTGGTCCACGCACTGACGCGCCGAACGTTGGAACGGGCCCTGGGTTGGACCGACTACAAGCGGTCGGTCACGCGCACCCAGTTGCTCGACCTGGTGCTGTTGATCGCGGGCACCACCCGCACGTTGTTCGCGGTAGTGACCCGGTACTTCGGGTTCTCCCACGAGACCGCGCGACAGGCGATGCACGCCAACCGGGGTTCCCGGGACCAACTCACGGCCCGGTTGGTGGATGCCCTTCACCAGGTGGCGGGGTTCACGCGCCGGGACCGGAGGCGCCGGTGGACGTGTGCCATCGATGTGCATTACGTCCCCTTTTATGGGGATCGCAGCACCCCGGGGATCATCGGCGGACCCAAGAAGGCCGGGACCTCGTTCTTTCACGCGTACGCCACCGGGGTACTGATTCACAAGCACCGGCGGTACACCGTGGGGCTGATGAGCGTGACGAAAGGAACCAAGCCGCACCAGCAGGTGCAGACCCTTCTGGACCAGGTGGCGGCCCGCGGGCTCACGGTCCGCGGGGTGGTTCTGGACGCCGGGTTCGACAGCGGGGAGACCCTGTTGCTGTTGCAGGAACGGAACCTGAGCTACACGGTCCCGATGCGCAAGAAGGGCACCGGTACCAACCGCCGCAACGCCAGCTACACCCAACCCCACGGCACCATCACCACCATGGAGTGGGTCACCGAGAAGAGCCGCAAGGCGGTATCGACTCGGGTGCTCGTGTGGCAACGGAAGGGCGAATCGCACGCCCGGGTGTACGCGTTCCGCGGGTGGGGCGATGCGACCGCCGTGTCGGAGGCGAACCGGGCTCGGTTGGGGCGCCGGCGGTACCGAGAGCGGTTCGGGATCGAGACCAGCTATCGGCAGAAGAACCAGGCCCGCGGGTGGACCACCAGCACCAACCCCGAGTACCGGTTGCTGCTCGAGGGCGTGGCCCTGCTGTTGCGCCAGGTGTGGGTGTACCTGACGCTCCGGATCGCTCGGGCACGCGGGCTCGCGCCGACCGCCTGGGTCGCCCAGTTCCCGTTGGCCGAGATGCTCGACTGGCTCACGCAACGGATCCGCTCACGATACCCACGCACACGATGTATTACCCTGCCACACAATACACTTACAACCAACGCAACGCCTTGA
- a CDS encoding efflux RND transporter periplasmic adaptor subunit → MRAALFVLVAGLLFPPAGMRAEDPSKGWEFTGRTQTSAVDVRAQVTGHLTRVAVREGDAVAKGDLLVELDSRPYRLALNAAQARLKVAEAKLQVSKITAANAKKLLENKVISPDELGLNTAAEAALIVAKVEVERVELTLSWTRVTAPFTGRVSRLQATEGGLVTADQTQILTVVATEPMYVSFNVPESLLLQLRRDGLAEPSKLGVAVGFAGDQGFPHEAKLDLIAPEVDPKTGTARFRATVPNPKGLLSPGMSARVRLIPLPK, encoded by the coding sequence ATGCGAGCCGCGCTGTTCGTTCTGGTTGCGGGGTTGTTGTTCCCACCCGCCGGCATGCGGGCCGAAGACCCGTCGAAAGGGTGGGAGTTCACGGGCCGGACGCAGACCTCTGCCGTCGATGTGCGCGCGCAGGTGACGGGCCACCTGACCCGGGTCGCGGTCCGGGAAGGGGACGCGGTCGCGAAGGGGGATCTGCTAGTCGAGCTCGACTCACGGCCGTACCGACTCGCCCTGAACGCGGCCCAGGCGCGGTTGAAAGTGGCCGAGGCCAAGTTGCAGGTGTCCAAGATCACGGCCGCCAACGCCAAGAAGTTGCTGGAGAACAAGGTAATCAGCCCGGACGAACTGGGACTGAATACGGCGGCGGAGGCCGCACTCATCGTCGCGAAGGTGGAGGTGGAGCGGGTCGAACTGACCCTGTCGTGGACCCGGGTCACCGCCCCGTTCACCGGCCGGGTGAGCCGCCTTCAAGCCACCGAGGGCGGTCTCGTCACCGCCGACCAGACGCAAATCTTGACGGTCGTGGCCACGGAACCGATGTACGTCTCTTTCAACGTGCCCGAATCGCTCCTTTTGCAACTGCGCCGCGACGGGCTGGCCGAACCGAGTAAGTTGGGCGTGGCGGTCGGGTTCGCGGGCGACCAGGGGTTCCCCCATGAGGCGAAACTCGACCTGATCGCGCCGGAGGTCGACCCGAAGACGGGGACCGCGCGGTTCCGGGCCACGGTCCCGAATCCGAAGGGCCTACTCTCGCCCGGGATGTCCGCCCGCGTCCGCCTCATCCCTCTACCCAAATAG
- a CDS encoding DUF1559 family PulG-like putative transporter, translating to MPVRVSLPLPARTEQRGRKGFTLIELLVVIAIIAILIGLLLPAVQKVRDAAARMSSQNNLKQMGLAMHNLAGNQSDQFCAGWGGLRSTTSTGDPVRPWTWHILPYIEQDNAAKNAATTTVMKTYTAPNDASFVSGQPLTSYSGNGLVLGIVNPLLTAPVVNTGTPSYTAKLYSMNSPGDGTSNTLLFAERYAVTTTGSGTVMYSGVTGATPQATLTHVYGPHLWFPTGATPSQVVFLPQFIASPAQPFPFQSKPANNIADDRVPQGMSSGTMSVAMCDGSVRGVSASVSNQTWTFVCDPYDGNVLLSDW from the coding sequence ATGCCGGTTCGTGTTTCGCTCCCGCTTCCCGCTCGCACCGAACAACGCGGGCGGAAGGGGTTCACGCTAATCGAGTTGCTGGTGGTGATCGCCATCATCGCGATCCTCATCGGGCTGCTCCTGCCCGCGGTCCAAAAGGTCCGCGATGCCGCCGCGCGAATGAGCAGTCAGAACAACCTGAAGCAAATGGGCCTCGCGATGCACAACCTCGCGGGCAACCAGTCCGACCAGTTCTGCGCCGGGTGGGGCGGTCTGCGATCCACCACGAGCACCGGCGACCCCGTGCGGCCCTGGACGTGGCACATCCTGCCCTACATCGAGCAGGATAACGCCGCTAAAAACGCCGCAACGACCACGGTCATGAAGACCTACACCGCCCCGAACGACGCCTCGTTCGTCAGCGGGCAGCCGCTCACCAGTTACTCGGGCAACGGCCTGGTTCTGGGGATCGTGAACCCGCTCCTCACCGCCCCGGTCGTTAACACGGGCACCCCGTCGTACACGGCGAAGCTGTACAGCATGAACTCCCCGGGCGACGGCACCTCGAACACCCTTCTGTTCGCAGAGCGGTACGCGGTGACCACGACGGGCAGTGGGACAGTGATGTACAGCGGTGTGACCGGCGCTACGCCGCAGGCCACGCTCACGCACGTGTACGGCCCGCACCTGTGGTTCCCGACCGGCGCGACCCCGTCGCAGGTCGTGTTCCTCCCGCAATTCATCGCGTCCCCGGCCCAACCGTTCCCGTTCCAGAGCAAGCCGGCCAACAACATCGCCGACGACCGCGTGCCGCAGGGCATGTCGTCCGGCACGATGAGCGTCGCCATGTGCGACGGCAGCGTGCGCGGCGTGTCGGCCAGCGTCAGCAACCAGACGTGGACTTTCGTTTGCGACCCGTATGACGGCAACGTCCTCTTGTCGGACTGGTAA
- a CDS encoding putative adhesin translates to MSKKDILRGDVEYAPIEVGSWIYVWTPGGQKPQPDRSRACMISAHGETSLITSGAGAPKHVYLAYYCPHGSNISGSSLMLSATRQLKVKELFGPGQAKQDYKLTKYQGSHSGANETYGKIQTGVHRRAREKDVEKNHAESKRLLQKRSVEDWERSRLEGMSMVKDVVYDIVTIRNRLFSFGTPTLFSVVADLEKAGFYYSTVHCFFCRGFGKDDDENYRAERRN, encoded by the coding sequence GTGAGCAAAAAGGACATTCTTCGCGGTGACGTCGAGTACGCACCCATCGAAGTCGGGTCGTGGATCTACGTCTGGACACCGGGCGGGCAGAAGCCGCAGCCCGATCGCAGTCGTGCGTGTATGATTAGTGCCCACGGCGAGACGTCCCTGATCACGTCCGGTGCCGGCGCGCCGAAGCACGTCTACCTCGCGTACTACTGCCCGCACGGGAGCAACATCTCCGGGTCATCGTTGATGTTGTCCGCCACGCGCCAACTGAAAGTGAAAGAGCTGTTCGGCCCCGGTCAGGCCAAACAGGATTACAAACTGACAAAGTATCAGGGCTCCCACAGCGGCGCGAATGAAACCTATGGAAAGATCCAGACGGGCGTTCACCGTAGAGCCCGGGAGAAGGACGTCGAGAAGAACCACGCGGAGAGCAAGCGGTTGCTGCAGAAGAGGAGCGTTGAAGACTGGGAAAGGTCGCGTTTAGAGGGGATGAGTATGGTCAAAGATGTGGTCTACGACATCGTGACCATTCGGAACCGGTTGTTTTCCTTCGGCACCCCCACGTTGTTCTCAGTGGTCGCGGACCTCGAAAAGGCCGGCTTTTACTACTCCACCGTTCACTGCTTCTTTTGCCGTGGCTTTGGAAAGGATGATGATGAGAATTACCGTGCCGAGCGGCGCAATTAA
- a CDS encoding AAA family ATPase has protein sequence MAKKTKVTKKPKKPAPKPSLFTRLRKHFGTDPSKLPVLEQTFQSYDRANLHLTTEELLVGADAALVGVVLPSQYSGASLAKLSRPTTAKGYEEGPVEFVDVQLADEQRLACVKQGLYTFRDEGKPVAMLLAEEETYRPDKGLQVAVMAPDREAAERFSRKLVKGVRHGSAFRGKVLSVEQNCYGSTTVRFHKLPDVKRENLILPEELLTRIERQTMGLSKHAARLKAAGRHLKRGILMHGKPGTGKTLSAMYLAAQMTGRTVLVLTGGAVGSIETACALARLLEPATIVLEDVDLIGTEREQQSVGANALLFELLNQMDGLGEDADILFILTTNRPDFLEPALAARPGRIDLAIEVPLPDEACRHRLFELYSRGLKLELADLGVWVRRTNGVSAAFIRELLRKAAVLAAEADGTGSELVVTDRQFEEAIAELLVAGGPMTRALLGFASGTE, from the coding sequence ATGGCGAAGAAAACAAAAGTCACCAAGAAGCCCAAGAAACCGGCACCGAAACCGTCCCTCTTCACCCGGCTCCGCAAGCACTTCGGCACCGATCCCTCGAAGCTGCCGGTCCTCGAACAGACGTTCCAGAGTTACGACCGCGCGAACTTGCACCTCACGACCGAGGAGTTGCTCGTGGGTGCGGACGCGGCGCTCGTCGGGGTCGTGTTGCCCAGCCAGTACTCCGGCGCGTCGCTCGCCAAGCTCTCGCGCCCCACCACCGCGAAGGGGTACGAAGAGGGGCCGGTCGAGTTCGTCGACGTACAACTCGCCGACGAACAGCGGCTCGCGTGCGTGAAACAAGGGCTGTATACGTTCCGCGACGAGGGCAAGCCCGTTGCAATGCTCCTCGCGGAAGAAGAGACGTACCGGCCCGACAAGGGGCTTCAGGTTGCGGTGATGGCGCCCGATCGTGAGGCGGCCGAGCGGTTCTCGCGCAAGCTCGTGAAGGGCGTCCGCCACGGTTCCGCGTTCCGCGGGAAGGTGCTCTCGGTCGAGCAAAATTGCTACGGCAGCACGACGGTTCGGTTCCACAAACTGCCCGATGTTAAGCGCGAGAACCTGATCCTGCCCGAAGAGCTGCTGACCCGGATCGAGCGGCAGACGATGGGGCTGAGCAAGCACGCCGCGCGGCTCAAGGCCGCGGGCCGGCACCTGAAGCGCGGCATCCTGATGCACGGCAAACCCGGCACCGGCAAAACGCTCTCCGCGATGTACCTCGCGGCGCAAATGACGGGCCGCACGGTGCTGGTGCTCACGGGCGGCGCGGTCGGGTCCATTGAGACCGCGTGCGCGCTCGCCCGCCTGCTCGAACCGGCGACCATCGTACTCGAAGACGTGGACCTCATCGGCACCGAGCGGGAGCAGCAGTCGGTCGGTGCGAACGCGCTGCTCTTCGAGTTGCTCAACCAGATGGACGGCCTCGGCGAAGACGCGGACATCCTCTTCATCCTCACCACGAACCGCCCGGACTTCCTCGAACCGGCGCTCGCGGCCCGGCCCGGGCGCATCGACCTGGCCATCGAAGTTCCGCTCCCCGACGAAGCGTGCCGCCACCGGCTGTTCGAGCTCTACAGCCGCGGGCTGAAGCTCGAACTCGCGGACCTGGGCGTGTGGGTGCGCCGGACGAACGGCGTGAGTGCCGCGTTCATCCGCGAACTGCTCCGTAAGGCCGCGGTCCTCGCGGCCGAAGCCGACGGGACCGGCTCCGAACTCGTGGTTACCGACCGACAGTTCGAGGAGGCGATTGCCGAACTCCTCGTCGCGGGCGGCCCGATGACGCGCGCGCTGCTCGGCTTCGCGAGCGGGACCGAGTAG
- a CDS encoding DUF1501 domain-containing protein produces the protein MLLVGRRTTHTCAGLNRRAFLQVGASSVLGLALPDLLRARAAGKGEGAKAKAVILLWLWGGPSQLDTFDPKPNASLDYRGPFGTIPTKIPGVRFCELFPQLAQHTDKLAVLRTLTTQSNDHGIAGTIGLTGSAAGGTGLDGKPLQGSPRPALGSIVAKALSGAKSTGATGAIHPFFVVGGKLHQGKKAIIGEGGGPLGGGWDPFRLEYDPATGTKIPALQLPPDLTPERVADRQKLLAALGSADRRVNQIGSTGTIDEYHARALAMLTSPTAAAGFDLSKERDATKDAYGRTRFGQSCLLARRLVEAGVPFVQVNWSDHVEAEEDSGDGGWDHHYRNFQIMQDRHAPWLDQSMSALLTDLHERRMLDSTLVLAVGEFGREPKVNDKAGRDHWPGCYSALVAGGGVRGGRFVGTSDARAGKPADSPLSPVDLNATVLNQVGLTSEQITGLGLAPVGRVIEELF, from the coding sequence ATGCTCCTGGTCGGCCGTCGAACGACCCACACTTGCGCCGGATTGAACCGGCGCGCGTTCCTTCAAGTCGGTGCGTCGTCCGTTTTGGGGCTGGCGCTCCCGGACCTGCTGCGCGCCCGCGCCGCGGGGAAGGGGGAGGGCGCCAAGGCGAAGGCCGTCATCCTCTTGTGGCTCTGGGGCGGGCCGAGTCAGCTCGACACGTTCGATCCCAAACCGAACGCCTCGCTCGACTACCGCGGGCCGTTCGGCACCATTCCGACGAAGATCCCGGGTGTTCGATTCTGCGAACTGTTTCCGCAACTCGCGCAACACACCGATAAACTCGCGGTCCTTCGCACGCTCACCACGCAATCGAACGACCACGGCATCGCGGGCACCATCGGGCTAACGGGCAGCGCCGCGGGCGGTACGGGGCTGGACGGCAAGCCGCTGCAAGGTTCCCCGCGCCCCGCGCTCGGTTCGATCGTTGCGAAGGCCCTCAGTGGAGCCAAATCCACCGGCGCTACGGGTGCGATTCATCCGTTCTTTGTGGTTGGCGGAAAGTTGCACCAGGGGAAGAAGGCGATCATCGGCGAGGGCGGCGGGCCGCTCGGCGGCGGGTGGGACCCGTTCCGACTGGAGTACGACCCCGCAACGGGCACGAAGATTCCCGCCCTGCAACTCCCGCCCGATCTCACCCCCGAGCGCGTGGCCGACCGGCAGAAACTCCTCGCCGCGCTCGGGAGCGCGGACCGGCGCGTGAACCAAATCGGCTCCACGGGTACGATCGACGAGTACCACGCGCGGGCGCTGGCGATGCTCACCTCGCCCACCGCCGCGGCCGGCTTCGATCTGTCGAAGGAGCGCGACGCGACGAAGGACGCCTACGGGCGCACGCGGTTCGGGCAGTCGTGCCTGCTCGCGCGCCGGCTGGTCGAGGCCGGGGTGCCGTTCGTGCAGGTGAACTGGAGCGACCACGTCGAGGCCGAAGAGGACTCGGGCGACGGCGGGTGGGACCACCACTACCGCAACTTCCAGATCATGCAGGACCGGCACGCCCCCTGGCTCGATCAATCCATGTCCGCGCTGCTCACCGACCTCCACGAGCGCCGGATGCTCGACAGCACGCTGGTGCTCGCGGTGGGCGAGTTCGGGCGCGAGCCGAAGGTGAACGACAAGGCCGGGCGGGACCACTGGCCCGGGTGCTACAGCGCGCTCGTCGCGGGCGGCGGGGTGCGGGGCGGGCGGTTCGTGGGCACCAGCGACGCCCGCGCCGGCAAACCGGCCGATTCGCCGCTCTCGCCCGTCGATCTCAACGCGACCGTGCTCAACCAGGTCGGTCTCACGAGCGAACAGATTACGGGGCTCGGCCTCGCGCCGGTCGGCCGCGTCATCGAAGAACTGTTCTGA